The genomic window CATGGCTGATGAACAAGGATTAGATCTTGTTGAGATTTCGCCAAATGCAAATCCTCCTGTTTGTAAGATTATGGATTATAAGAAGTTTCTTTACGAACAAAAGAAACGTGAAAAAGCTTTAAAAGCAAAAGCTTCTAAGGTTGTTGTAAAAGAAATTCGATTTGGTCCGCAAACTGATGACCATGATTACGAATTTAAAAAGAAACATGCTGAGAAGTTCTTAAAAGATGGTGCAAAGCTTAAAGCTTTTGTATTCTTTAAAGGACGCTCAATAGTGTTTAAAGAGCAAGGACAAATCTTATTGCTAAGATTAGCACAAGACCTTGAAGAGTATGGTAAAGTTGAACAAATGCCAAAACTTGAAGGTAAACGTATGATTATGTTCATTGCTCCAAAAAAAGTAAAATAAAAATTATTCTGTTGCTTTTTCAATAGAATATAAAAGATAAGCGAAACGTAAATTAAAACTAGGACAAAATGCCTAAAATGAAAACTAAATCGAGTGCTAAGAAACGTTTCAAACTAACTGGCACTGGTAAGATTAAAAGAAAGCACGCTTTTAAGAGTCACATCTTAACAAAGAAATCTAAAAAGCGTAAGCTTGCGTTAACTCATGATACAGTAGTACATAAGTCTGACGAAGATAATATTAAAACAATGTTACGTTTAAAGTAATAACGTTTTAATCGGTTAAAACAATTTATAAACCCTGGAGTTAGGCAAAGTTATTTAGCAAGTACCAAAATTTGGTCGCCTACTACAAAAAACAATTAAAGAAATGCCAAGATCAGTAAATTCAGTTGCAAAGAGAGCCAGAAGAAAAAAGGTTCTTAAGCAAGCAAAAGGTTACTTTGGACGTCGTAAAAACGTTTGGACAGTAGCAAAAAATGCGGTTGACAAAGCGATGCAATACTCGTACAGAGACCGTAGAAACAAAAAAAGAACATTCCGCGCGTTATGGATTATGCGTATTAATGCAGGTGCAAGACAACACGGAATGAGCTATTCTAAGTTTATGGGTAAATTAAAAGCTAACAATATCGAATTGAACCGTAAAGTTCTTGCAGATTTAGCAATGAATCACCCAGAAGCTTTTGAAGCAATAGTAAACAAAGTAAAGTAAGGCTTTTAGCCAAATTAATAACAACATTTCGCTTATGAAAACCCAACTTATTTTAAGTTGGGTTTTTTGTTCTATAAATTGAAGTTGTAAAACTACATATAAAAACAACACCTTTTTTCAATGTATTGGCAGTCAATGAAATTGCCAAGCGGATTAATTAAGTATTTACACTTCAACCAAGTAACCAAACATTTCGTCAGTTTTATAAATAAATACGATTTCCTTTCAATACATTTGTTTTACAATTTAGATACTGATTAATAGCATAATTTGTGTTTAAACTTAAATATGTATTATGAAAAAAAATCTATTAAAAAATTGTATTTACTTACTGTTAGTGTCATTAGCTGTTTACAGTTGTGAAAATGAGACAATCGATTCTCAAGATGATGTTATTGAGAAAAGAAGAGGTCGTTCAGTATCTTTTGATTTATCTCAAGAATGCTCAACTAACCAATCTACTAACTTATATGCTGGTCAGAATATTTTAGTTGGTGAAGTTAGTGTAGAAATTGAAGGTGATAACTATGTGATTACTTACAGTCTTACCAATAATGACTACTGCATCACAGAAACCCATTTATCTGTTGAAGAAACTCCTTCAGATTTCCCACTAAACGGTGGTGGAAATCCAAAAATTGGGCATTTTGAATATAGCAACTCTCATGATTGTACTAATGAAGTATCTTATACTGTTCCTACAATAGAAGGTACTTATATAGCAGCTCATGCAGTTGTTAATTGTGTAAGTGATGTTTCATCAGAATCTTTTGCTCTAGACTTACCAGACCAAGTAGATGTTTGTGTAACAGAAAAAGGAGTTTATCCTAGCTATTTTGATGTTTTAATTGCTGATGGCAATAGTTTATCTGGTTCTTATGAAGCTTGGTGTGTGGATACAGATTTACACCTAGAAAATGGACAATGTTTTGTAGGAGATGTTTATTCATCTTATGAGACATTACCTGGTGGAGCATTTGAACAAACTGATAATTTTGGTGCTGTTAATTGGTTAATGAATCAAGATCTTATTGATTCTCAAGCTAGCACAGAGTTAGGTAATTTCACTTTTGGTGATATTCAATTAGCTATATGGTCTTTAGTAGATGATTTTGTTTGTACAGATTGTGCAGCTACAGGTCCATTTAACCTTGAAAGAGTAGATTTACTAGTATCTATGGCTCTAGAACATAATGATTTTGTTCCTAGTTGTGGTGAGAACGTTGTGATAATTATAATCCCTACTAACAACTTACAATCGATATTTATTACAATCCCTGCTCCATGTGTTTCAGGCTGTAGTGAAACCGCTTGGGGAGATGGGTGTGATTTCCCTGGTAATAGTTGGGCAACATACTTCCACTATGATGCAGCGAATTAAACGTTAGATAAAAAATTAATTTAAATAGCAAAAAGCCGTTTCAACACATTTTGAAACGGCTTTTTTTATTTCATTTTAATTTCCAAAAGCGGTTATAACCAAATTTCTTCCTGAAGCATTATTTCTGTGCTCACAAAGGTAAATACCTTGCCAAATACCCATATTCAGTTTACCGTTTGTAATTGGGATTTGAACTGAAGTGCCCATTAAAGAGGCTTTTATGTGTGCTGGCATATCATCTGACCCTTCATAAGTATGTTTATAATAAGACTGATTTTCTGGCACCAGCTTATTTATATGGCTTTCAAAATCTAATCTTACTGTTGGGTCAGCATTTTCATTGATGGTTAAACTAGCCGATGTGTGTTTGATGAACACTTGTAGCTGACCAATATTAATCTGTTCAATCTCGGGAATTGAATTTATTATTTTTGTAGTAATAAGATGAAATCCTCTTGAGTAAGCTTCCAGTTTTATTTCATTTTGAAAGAATTTCATTCGATGTTATCTTGATTCATCAGAAATTTCATCAATAGCAAATTTGAATTCTTTCCAATCTATCATTTCATCTCCATACTTATCATAACCCTCAATGAGTTTTGACGAAACAATACCTCTAAGAAAACCACTTATATCTGCCTCTTTCAACAATGTTTTAATTTCGCTTCTTGACAACTTTCCATTACCATCTTCATCAAAAAAGGCAAATGCTTCTTCTGGTGTTTTAAAGTGGTTTGTTATTAAAATTTGAATTTTATTAAGTATTTGTTCTTTTGTAGACATTTTTAAAACTTTTGAAATTGATTAGATTAAATTTAGCATTCAAAATACTTATAATCAAGTCTTTTGTTTCTTCTTTTTTGCTGCTGGGAACAATACATTATTGAGGATTAACCTGTAACCAGGAGATGTAGGATGTAAGTCTAATTCTGTTTTAGGGTCTCCTACTCTATGTGTATAATCTTCAGGATCGTGCCCACCATAAAATGTAAAAAAACCTTTTCCTTTAATTCCGTGAATATATTTAGCTTCACCATTAGTTCTATTTTCTCCCATCACTAATACATTAGATTTTATTTCATCTCTTGTAAAAGATGTCGTTTGTCCCATAAAACCTTTTACCAAAGATGTATGATTTTGAGTTAACATTGTTGGAATTGGATCCCATTTTGCTGAATATTCCATCAACGAAAAATAATCTGTTTTAAATGGTATTTGACGTTTAGACGTCATATCAATTGAAGAAAACTCATAAACATTAGGGCTCCTTTCTAATACATAGTCCTTAAATGCGAAAGTTTTTGAGTAATCTATCTTATTTTGATATCCTGGGTCACTTCCATCTCCATCGAACATTGGCTCACAAATATCAACACCCTCTGCTGATAAAGCAATATCAAAACTATCAGTTGCAGAACACATTGCAAACATAAACCCACCACCTACAACATAATCTCTAATTTTTAAGGCTACAGCTAATTTTGCATCAGACACTTTATCATAACCTAACTTATTGGCTAATTCTTCTGCAGCTTTCTTCTCTTCTATATACCAAGCTGCCGAACGATACGTTCTGTAAAACTTGCCATATTGACCAGTAAAATCCTCGTGATGCAGATGTAACCAATCATAAAGTAATAGTTCGTCATTTAGAACTTCTTCATCGTAAATAGTTTCATATGGAATTTCAGCATAAGTCAACACCATAGTTACAGCATCATCCCAAGGTTGCTTTCCGTAAGGTGTGTAGACTGCAATCTTCGGTGCCTTTTCTAACACAACAGCTTCTTGATTTACCGCTGGACTTGCAATTTCATCTAATATTTCTTTTGCTTTGGTATCAGAAATTACTTCAAACGAAACACCCCTAATCTGACATTCTCGCTGAATAATTTCTGCATCTGGCAGCAAAAATGAACCACCTCTATAATTCAATAACCAGTTTACTTTGAGCTCGCGCTCTAAAGTCCAAAAGGTTACTCCATAAGCTTTAAGATGATTTTCTTGTGACTCTGCATCCATTGGAATTAAAATATAGGATGCATAGGCACTAACACTTAGAAATAGTGCAATTATTATGAATGTTAATTTTTTCAAGTTCATAGATTTAAAACGAAATATAACCAAATTTTAGTCTTTAAACGACCATTTTATCATTCTTTTAAGAGCTAAATTTATACTCCATCAATCGATTATAGCACAGTAAACATTGCTCTAAAAGAGCATTTAGATGCGTTGGAAAAGGTTCTGTTTTTGCCTTATATTTTTGAAATCCACTAGATTTATGAACACTGTGATACCAATAATTAGCCCAAATACCATCTTCATCACGCTTTTGAGGCTTCCAAGATAGCATTGATTTTTCAAAAGGAATTTTTGCAAAGGCACACAATTTTTGGAGCATTTCTTCAGGATTTTTAAGTACCTGCTCAGAATTTACAACTTTAAAAGGAATATTTTGACTTTCAAAATAATTCAAAAGATCTATATGAAGTTGGTAACCTACATCATCAATTGTAGGATTTCGAATCACTTTATCAAAAGATGGTAACATTTCTACCGGATTTCTGGTCAAAATAATATTGACGGTATCTTTCATAAAATTTCGATCTAAATCTAAAAGATGATGTGTCATCTGTTTAAAAAATAATACAGGCTTTTCAGTATTATTCAACATCATTTCTACCACCTTTTCTCCATCAGACTCCATAGTATTCATGATTTCATCTGCTCCTGGATGATAACTTTTTGCTTCTCGATGATGTTTTAAATAATAAGCATAAAGTGGTTCATCAAATACTTTTGTATCTGAGCGCTGGGCAAAAGAATACATTAAAGCTGTAGAAATATTTCTAGGTCCAGACCATAAACAAATTCGTTTTATATCATCCATTTGCAACAGTTCTTTCAATTAATCCTTCATACAAACTACTCAAATTTCTAGTCGTCTTACCGTACTTTCCATCGCCTATTTGTCGACCATCAATTTTTGTAACAGGTGTTAAGCCTCCAAAAGTGCCAGTAACAAATGCCTCATCTGCTCCATAGACATCAAACAAAGAAAAATCTTTTTCAAAACATGGCATATTGTTGGTTTTACAGACTTCTATAACTTTAGCTCTGGTAATACCGTTCATACAATATTTACTCGTAGACGTCCATACCTCTCCATTTTTAATCATAAAAAAATTGGTAGCGTTACAGGTTGCCACAAAACCATTAACATCTAGCATTAAAGCTTCGTCTGCACCAGCCTCAATGGCTTGAATCAGCGCCTGAACTTCATGAAGTTTACTATGACAATTCAACCTTGGATCAAGATAATCTGGAGAACCTCTTCTGATGGTACTCGTAAATAAAGTTATGCCCTTTTCCTTTGATTCTTTTGATGCGTTTTTATACTCTGGAATGATTACCACATTAGGTCCTGAAATAGTTAATCTGGGATCTTGAGATGGTGTTTTTTTAATTCCACGTGTTACCATAATCCTAACGTGTACACCATCTTTCATTTTATTAGCATTGAGTATGTCCCAGATTTTTTGGGTTAGCTCCTTCTTTGTAAATGGTAACGCCATACCAACTGTTTTAGCTGATTGCCATAACCTATTAAAATGATCTTCTAAAAAGACCAAGACACCATTATGTAATCTCAAAGCCTCCCAAACCCCATCACCCACTAAATAACCACTATCAAAAACAGAAATTTTCGCCTCATTTCTTGGAAAAAATTCATCATTTATGGAAATGAGAATAGTGTCATTTCTAGAATCTTCTTGAGCATTGTGCGTACCGTGAACCATATTTTTAGTTTATGGTATGAAGATACTTAAAATTACAATGTCTAATAAATCAAAAAAAGTTAGTCTAATTTGGTCTCATTTCCTGAAAGAAGGCTCGCAATGACTTTAGTGCTAGGGAACTGTTCCAAAATAATCTTTATAAAAACAGTTATTGGAATTGCCATAATTAGACCAGGAATTCCCCATAAAAATCCCCAGAACATCAGCATAACTAACACTGCAATGATATTTATTGAAAAAGATTTTCCCATAAAAATTGGTTCTAAAATCGCACCAAAAACAACCTGAACCATTGAAATGGAAACTATAAAGAAGAGCAATGTACTTGTAGGGTCTAATTCTACAAAGGCAAAAATTGAAAGTAAAATCACCGAAATAAAAGAACCTACCATTTGCACAAAGTTGATAGCAAAGGCAAATAAGCCCCAAAATATTGGAAAACTAACATCGAACATTACACACATTAAACCCGTGAACAAACCAGTTAAAGCACTAACCAATACCTTTACTTTTATAAATTTAATCAAATCTTTTTCAATCTTCATAAAAGCCTTTATAGAGGTGTGCTTTTGCCTTAATATTGTATTGTTAAGCAAATTATGAACGTTTATAGACTCACCTAACCATAACACTACAAAAAAGGCTGTCATTAGAAGTGTTGTAAAAAAGGTGCGTATAAACCCGAATGTAGTTCCTAAGTTTTCTTTTTCAAAAAACTGGGCTAAAAAGCCTTTATCTTGTTCAAATTCAATCCCAAAACCATTGGATAGATATACTTTTAAATCTGCTATTTTTTCTTCTGCCTTAGGGACAAATTCTGATTTGGTAGCCAAAATTTCTCTACTGGATAACTGAATTAATTCGATACCCAGATATACACCTACAGTCACTAAAAGCAATACGACCAATATGCTTAGAAATTTTGGAACTTTTCTTCTTCCTAATTGTCGCATTAGAGGTAAAAACAGTAATGCAATAAACATTGAAAAAATCAACGGAATAAATATAAAAGATAGCACTTTAAGTAAATAAAATACTAAAGGGATAGCGATAATTAACAACAGTAGGTTGGTTGTGCGTCTTTGATCTAACATGAGGCAATTTCTTCTTAAATAGCGAAGCGTAAATATAGGTTAAAAAAGAGGCTTTATAATTATAAAATGATGTTAAAAAGGCACTCCATCATCATCTGGACCATCAAAGGCATCAGAGGCAGAAGGGAAACTATCTGGCTTAAAAGTATCATCATTTGCAGCCGCATTCAATTTAGATTGAAACTCGAAAGGAGTATCAAAATCATCAAGGTTATCAAACTTACCTAAATGACCGATAAACTTCAATCTAATGTTTTCTAAACCACCATTTCTGTGTTTTGCTACAATAAACTCACCTTGACCCTCTGTTGGAGAACGCTCTTCATCATCCCACTCATCGATTTTATAATATTCAGGTCTGTATATGAACGACACAATATCAGCATCTTGCTCAATCGCACCAGATTCACGTAAATCTGATAATAAAGGTCTTTTACTACCTCCACGTGTTTCTACAGCACGCGATAACTGAGATAACGCAATTACCGGAACGTTAAGCTCTTTTGCTAAAGCCTTCAGGTTACGCGAAATCATAGAAATTTCCTGTTCACGATTACCACCTTTTTGACTTCCACCTGCAGTCATTAACTGCAAATAATCAATCATAATCATCTTTATACCATACTGCGATGCCAAACGACGCGCCTTTGCTCTTAAATCGAAAATGGATAGCGATGGTGTATCATCAATATATAACGGTGCCTTTTCTAAAGTTTTAACTTTAACATTAAGCTGTTCCCACTCGTGTTTTTCAAGTTTACCTGTTCTTAACTTTTCAGAAGATAAACCTGTTTCACTGGAAATTAAACGCGTAATTAACTGTACGGAAGACATCTCTAGAGAGAAGAACGCCACAGGTTGGTTGAAATCTACAGCAATATTTCTTGCCATGGTAAGCGTTAGAGCAGTTTTACCCATACCTGGACGTGCTGCAACGATAATTAAATCTGAAGGTTGCCAACCAGATGTTAATTTATCTAACTTGTCAAACCCTGTTGGTATACCACTTAATCCTTCTTTATTGGAAATTTCTTCAATCTTCTTTTTGGCTTGAATTACTAAGCTTTGTGCTGTCTCTGTGGATTTCTTAACGTTGCCTTGAGTAACTTCATAAAGTTTAGCTTCTGCATTATCTAACAGATCGAAAACATCTTTAGTTTCATCATAAGCTTCTTCGATAATTTCGTTCGAAATTTTAATTAAACTTCTTTGAATATATTTTTGAAGAATAATACGTGCATGAAACTCAATATGTGCTGAAGAAGATACGCGTTGTGTTAATGAAATGAGGTAAAAATCACCACCAACCATTTCTAGTTTTTCATCTTTCTTTAATTGAGATGAAACGGTTAATAAGTCAATTGGTTCACTATTTTCAAATAATTTGAAAATAGCTTCGAAGATATATTTATGAGCATCTTTATAAAAAGCTTCTGGGCTTAAAATATCAATAACCTCATCAACACCTTTTTTATCAATCATCATTGCACCAAGCACAACTTCCTCTAAATCAATAGCTTGCGGAGGTATTTTACCTTTCTCTAAACTAATGATAGTGCTTTTATCGACTTTATAACCTTGTATTGGGTTGGGTTGTTTCATAAGTAACAAAAGTAGTTAAATAGTGATGATGAATTGTATTAAAATTTAGTTTCAATCTTAACAGGTCTTCAACAATTTAACTGTTAATAACTTGATTATATTGTTAATAGCAATAAAAAAAACCGAAGACTCAACTTCAGTTTTTTTTAGTTGCTTATGTTTAGTGGATTTAGTCTTTATAGACTCCCATTTCATCGTATTTATTCATACGATTTTTCACGAGTTCTTTTGGTGATAAGTTTTTTAACTCTTCGTAAGACTTTACGATTGCATCTCTTACAGCTAAAAATGTTTTTTCTCGGTCTGTATGGGCACCACCAAGTGGTTCTTTTATGATTTGATCTACAAGCTTCATGCGCTTCATATCTTTTGCTGTAAGCTTTAAGGCTTCTGCCGCTTGCTCTTTATACTCCCAACTTCTCCATAAAATTGAAGAACAAGATTCAGGAGAGATTACAGAGTACCATGTGTTTTCTAGCATCATTACTTTGTCACCTACTCCAATTCCTAATGCACCACCAGAAGCTCCTTCTCCAATGATGATTGTGATGATTGGAACTTTTAAACGAGCCATTTCTAAAATGTTTCTGGCAATAGCTTCTCCTTGTCCTCTTTCTTCTGCTTCTAAACCAGGGTAAGCACCTGGAGTATCTATTAAAGTTACTACAGGAATTCCGAATTTCTCAGCCGACTTCATAAGACGTAATGCCTTACGATAACCTTCGGGATTAGACATTCCGAAGTTTCTGTATTGTCTGGTCTTGGTGTTATAACCTTTTTGCTGGCCAATAAACATATATGTTTGGTCACCAATTTTACCCAAACCACCAATCATTGCTTTATCATCTTTTACATTTCGGTCCCCGTGCAATTCTAAGAAAGAATCACCGCAAAGTGCCTTAATATGATCTAAAGTATATGGTCTGTTAGGATGACGAGACAACTGAACACGTTGCCAAGCTGTAAGGTTTTTGTAGATTTCTTTTTTGGTTTCAGCGAGCTTTTTTTCAATCTGTTTACAGGTCTCTGTAACATCTACATCACTCTCTTTTCCAATAATTTGGCATTTGTCAAGCTGCTCTTCTAGTTCTTTTATAGGTAATTCAAACTCTAAATATTCCATACAATTTGAAGTTAGATTTTTGTTAGTTAAGTTTACAAATATACAAACTTCAATTGTTAACAGGCATCTTTTTTCGTTTTCGAGCTTTAATGTTTTTTAATATCGCATCTAAGAGTACTGTTACTATTATTAAAGCAGCACCAAGATAAAACTGAGATGACATCTGTTCGGTTTCTGGAAAAAGGAAAAGGGCTAATATTATACCATAGATTGGCTCTAAGTTATAAGTTAAAATTACCGTAAATGGACTTATAAATCGCATTACCTCAACAGCTCCAATAAAGGCATACGCTGTACATATTGACGCTAAAATGAAAAT from Winogradskyella sp. MH6 includes these protein-coding regions:
- the infC gene encoding translation initiation factor IF-3: MRRNKRSYNRREAQEDKHRINSKIRTEEVRVVGENVEVGVYPIKKALSMADEQGLDLVEISPNANPPVCKIMDYKKFLYEQKKREKALKAKASKVVVKEIRFGPQTDDHDYEFKKKHAEKFLKDGAKLKAFVFFKGRSIVFKEQGQILLLRLAQDLEEYGKVEQMPKLEGKRMIMFIAPKKVK
- the rpmI gene encoding 50S ribosomal protein L35, whose translation is MPKMKTKSSAKKRFKLTGTGKIKRKHAFKSHILTKKSKKRKLALTHDTVVHKSDEDNIKTMLRLK
- the rplT gene encoding 50S ribosomal protein L20, encoding MPRSVNSVAKRARRKKVLKQAKGYFGRRKNVWTVAKNAVDKAMQYSYRDRRNKKRTFRALWIMRINAGARQHGMSYSKFMGKLKANNIELNRKVLADLAMNHPEAFEAIVNKVK
- a CDS encoding secondary thiamine-phosphate synthase enzyme YjbQ codes for the protein MKFFQNEIKLEAYSRGFHLITTKIINSIPEIEQINIGQLQVFIKHTSASLTINENADPTVRLDFESHINKLVPENQSYYKHTYEGSDDMPAHIKASLMGTSVQIPITNGKLNMGIWQGIYLCEHRNNASGRNLVITAFGN
- a CDS encoding EF-hand domain-containing protein, which codes for MSTKEQILNKIQILITNHFKTPEEAFAFFDEDGNGKLSRSEIKTLLKEADISGFLRGIVSSKLIEGYDKYGDEMIDWKEFKFAIDEISDESR
- a CDS encoding asparagine synthetase B is translated as MDAESQENHLKAYGVTFWTLERELKVNWLLNYRGGSFLLPDAEIIQRECQIRGVSFEVISDTKAKEILDEIASPAVNQEAVVLEKAPKIAVYTPYGKQPWDDAVTMVLTYAEIPYETIYDEEVLNDELLLYDWLHLHHEDFTGQYGKFYRTYRSAAWYIEEKKAAEELANKLGYDKVSDAKLAVALKIRDYVVGGGFMFAMCSATDSFDIALSAEGVDICEPMFDGDGSDPGYQNKIDYSKTFAFKDYVLERSPNVYEFSSIDMTSKRQIPFKTDYFSLMEYSAKWDPIPTMLTQNHTSLVKGFMGQTTSFTRDEIKSNVLVMGENRTNGEAKYIHGIKGKGFFTFYGGHDPEDYTHRVGDPKTELDLHPTSPGYRLILNNVLFPAAKKKKQKT
- a CDS encoding sulfotransferase family protein; the protein is MDDIKRICLWSGPRNISTALMYSFAQRSDTKVFDEPLYAYYLKHHREAKSYHPGADEIMNTMESDGEKVVEMMLNNTEKPVLFFKQMTHHLLDLDRNFMKDTVNIILTRNPVEMLPSFDKVIRNPTIDDVGYQLHIDLLNYFESQNIPFKVVNSEQVLKNPEEMLQKLCAFAKIPFEKSMLSWKPQKRDEDGIWANYWYHSVHKSSGFQKYKAKTEPFPTHLNALLEQCLLCYNRLMEYKFSS
- a CDS encoding aminotransferase class IV, whose product is MVHGTHNAQEDSRNDTILISINDEFFPRNEAKISVFDSGYLVGDGVWEALRLHNGVLVFLEDHFNRLWQSAKTVGMALPFTKKELTQKIWDILNANKMKDGVHVRIMVTRGIKKTPSQDPRLTISGPNVVIIPEYKNASKESKEKGITLFTSTIRRGSPDYLDPRLNCHSKLHEVQALIQAIEAGADEALMLDVNGFVATCNATNFFMIKNGEVWTSTSKYCMNGITRAKVIEVCKTNNMPCFEKDFSLFDVYGADEAFVTGTFGGLTPVTKIDGRQIGDGKYGKTTRNLSSLYEGLIERTVANG
- a CDS encoding AI-2E family transporter, coding for MLDQRRTTNLLLLIIAIPLVFYLLKVLSFIFIPLIFSMFIALLFLPLMRQLGRRKVPKFLSILVVLLLVTVGVYLGIELIQLSSREILATKSEFVPKAEEKIADLKVYLSNGFGIEFEQDKGFLAQFFEKENLGTTFGFIRTFFTTLLMTAFFVVLWLGESINVHNLLNNTILRQKHTSIKAFMKIEKDLIKFIKVKVLVSALTGLFTGLMCVMFDVSFPIFWGLFAFAINFVQMVGSFISVILLSIFAFVELDPTSTLLFFIVSISMVQVVFGAILEPIFMGKSFSINIIAVLVMLMFWGFLWGIPGLIMAIPITVFIKIILEQFPSTKVIASLLSGNETKLD
- the dnaB gene encoding replicative DNA helicase, which produces MKQPNPIQGYKVDKSTIISLEKGKIPPQAIDLEEVVLGAMMIDKKGVDEVIDILSPEAFYKDAHKYIFEAIFKLFENSEPIDLLTVSSQLKKDEKLEMVGGDFYLISLTQRVSSSAHIEFHARIILQKYIQRSLIKISNEIIEEAYDETKDVFDLLDNAEAKLYEVTQGNVKKSTETAQSLVIQAKKKIEEISNKEGLSGIPTGFDKLDKLTSGWQPSDLIIVAARPGMGKTALTLTMARNIAVDFNQPVAFFSLEMSSVQLITRLISSETGLSSEKLRTGKLEKHEWEQLNVKVKTLEKAPLYIDDTPSLSIFDLRAKARRLASQYGIKMIMIDYLQLMTAGGSQKGGNREQEISMISRNLKALAKELNVPVIALSQLSRAVETRGGSKRPLLSDLRESGAIEQDADIVSFIYRPEYYKIDEWDDEERSPTEGQGEFIVAKHRNGGLENIRLKFIGHLGKFDNLDDFDTPFEFQSKLNAAANDDTFKPDSFPSASDAFDGPDDDGVPF
- a CDS encoding acetyl-CoA carboxylase carboxyltransferase subunit alpha, yielding MEYLEFELPIKELEEQLDKCQIIGKESDVDVTETCKQIEKKLAETKKEIYKNLTAWQRVQLSRHPNRPYTLDHIKALCGDSFLELHGDRNVKDDKAMIGGLGKIGDQTYMFIGQQKGYNTKTRQYRNFGMSNPEGYRKALRLMKSAEKFGIPVVTLIDTPGAYPGLEAEERGQGEAIARNILEMARLKVPIITIIIGEGASGGALGIGVGDKVMMLENTWYSVISPESCSSILWRSWEYKEQAAEALKLTAKDMKRMKLVDQIIKEPLGGAHTDREKTFLAVRDAIVKSYEELKNLSPKELVKNRMNKYDEMGVYKD